One window of the Seriola aureovittata isolate HTS-2021-v1 ecotype China chromosome 22, ASM2101889v1, whole genome shotgun sequence genome contains the following:
- the kcna1b gene encoding potassium voltage-gated channel subfamily A member 1: MTVVSTDNMDETSTLPGHPQDPYPPDDDHDDHDCCERVVINISGLRFETQLKTLAQFPETLLGNPKKRMRYFDPLRNEYFFDRNRPSFDAILYYYQSGGRLRRPVNVPLDMFSEEIKFYELGAEAMEKFREDEGFIREEERPLPEKEFQRQIWLLFEHPESSGPARGIAIVSVMVILISIVIFCLETLPELKEDPNDRIRVVGNITIYYKPNVLTDPFFVVETLCIIWFSFELIVRFFACPSKAAFFKNMMNSIDIVAIIPYFITLGTELADDQENGEGKAGGGEQATSLAILRVIRLVRVFRIFKLSRHSKGLQILGQTLKASMRELGLLIFFLFIGVILFSSAVYFAEAEEKESFFTSIPDAFWWAVVSMTTVGYGDMYPVTIGGKIVGSLCAIAGVLTIALPVPVIVSNFNYFYHRETEGEEQAQLLNVSNQNLASDTNSSRRSSSVVSKSEYMEIDEDMNNSIDNFREANLRTANCTAPSQNCVNKGKLLTDV, translated from the coding sequence ATGACCGTGGTGTCAACAGACAACATGGACGAGACCTCCACCCTGCCGGGTCACCCGCAGGACCCCTACCCGCCCGATGATGACCACGATGACCACGACTGCTGCGAGCGGGTGGTCATCAACATCTCGGGGCTGCGCTTCGAGACCCAGCTCAAGACCCTCGCCCAGTTCCCGGAGACTCTCCTTGGGAACCCCAAGAAGAGGATGCGGTACTTCGACCCCCTACGAAACGAGTATTTCTTTGACCGGAATCGCCCAAGCTTTGACGCCATCTTGTATTATTACCAATCCGGAGGGAGGCTGAGAAGACCGGTCAACGTGCCGCTGGATATGTTCTCAGAGGAGATAAAATTTTATGAACTTGGGGCAGAAGCAATGGAGAAATTTCGGGAGGACGAGGGGTTTATCCGGGAGGAGGAGCGACCCCTGCCGGAGAAGGAGTTCCAACGGCAGATCTGGCTCCTCTTCGAGCATCCGGAGAGTTCTGGACCAGCCCGGGGGATCGCCATCGTCTCCGTGATGGTTATTCTTATTTCAATAGTCATATTTTGTTTGGAGACACTACCAGAGCTGAAGGAGGATCCCAACGACCGGATCCGGGTGGTGGGGAACATCACCATCTATTACAAACCAAACGTCCTCACAGACCCTTTCTTCGTGGTGGAGACTCTCTGCATCATCTGGTTTTCCTTTGAGTTGATAGTTCGGTTTTTCGCCTGCCCCAGCAAGGCGGCgttctttaaaaacatgatgaactCCATCGATATTGTGGCTATAATCCCGTACTTCATCACACTTGGCACAGAGCTGGCCGATGACCAAGAGAACGGGGAGGGGAAGGCCGGTGGCGGGGAGCAGGCTACATCTCTGGCTATTCTCAGGGTAATCCGTCTTGTGAGGGTTTTCAGGATCTTTAAACTGTCCCGACACTCAAAGGGGCTCCAGATTCTGGGGCAAACTCTAAAGGCGAGCATGCGGGAGCTGGGCttgctcattttcttcctcttcattgGCGTGATTTTGTTCTCTAGCGCCGTCTACTTCGCCGAGGCCGAGGAGAAGGAGTCGTTCTTCACCAGCATCCCGGATGCTTTCTGGTGGGCCGTGGTGTCTATGACGACCGTCGGCTACGGGGACATGTACCCCGTGACCATCGGAGGGAAGATCGTGGGCTCGCTGTGCGCCATCGCCGGCGTGTTGACCATCGCGCTGCCAGTGCCGGTCATCGTGTCCAACTTCAACTACTTTTACCACCGGGAGACAGAGGGCGAGGAGCAGGCCCAGCTGCTCAATGTCAGCAATCAGAACTTGGCGTCGGACACCAACTCGAGCCGCCGGAGCTCCTCCGTGGTCAGCAAGTCGGAGTACATGGAGATAGACGAGGACATGAACAACAGCATCGACAACTTTAGGGAAGCGAACCTTAGGACTGCCAACTGCACGGCGCCCAGCCAGAACTGTGTGAACAAGGGGAAGCTGCTCACCGACGTGTGA